In the genome of Actinomycetota bacterium, one region contains:
- a CDS encoding 6,7-dimethyl-8-ribityllumazine synthase yields the protein MKIFEGNLSASGIKFGIIVTRYHEFITNKLLSGSLDCLKRHGASESDISVAWVPGAFEIPVTLKVMAESKKYDAIICLGSVMKGETSHNQYITSEVIKGVAKVNMDLNIPVAFGVITPDTLEQAIERAGTSQGNKGWDAALTAIEMTNLMKEIKKS from the coding sequence ATGAAAATATTTGAAGGAAATCTTAGCGCATCAGGAATAAAATTCGGAATAATAGTAACAAGATACCATGAATTTATTACAAACAAACTTTTAAGCGGATCTCTTGACTGCCTTAAAAGACACGGGGCATCAGAAAGCGATATATCAGTGGCGTGGGTACCCGGCGCTTTTGAAATTCCTGTTACTTTAAAAGTTATGGCAGAATCCAAAAAATATGATGCCATTATCTGCCTTGGCTCAGTCATGAAAGGCGAGACAAGCCATAATCAGTACATTACAAGTGAGGTAATCAAAGGAGTTGCAAAAGTAAACATGGATCTGAATATACCGGTTGCATTCGGAGTAATAACTCCTGACACCCTGGAACAGGCTATTGAAAGAGCAGGAACAAGCCAGGGAAACAAAGGCTGGGATGCAGCCCTGACTGCAATCGAAATGACAAACCTGATGAAGGAAATCAAAAAATCCTGA